The following DNA comes from Enterocloster bolteae.
GCTGGAAGGCGATCCTCATGCCCTTCTGGAGGCAATGGCTATTGCGGGGTACGCAATCGGATCCAACCAGGGCTATATTTATGTACGCGCCGAGTACCCCATCGCTGTGGAGCGTCTGAAAATAGCAATTCAGCAGGCCCGTGAAATGGAACTCTTAGGCAAAAACATTTTCGGAACCGGCTTTGACTTTGACATCGACCTGCGCCTGGGTGCAGGAGCTTTCGTCTGCGGCGAGGAAACCGCTCTTATGACCTCCATCGAGGGCAAGCGCGGCGAGCCCCGGCCAAGGCCTCCATTCCCTGCACAGAAGGGTCTGTTCGGCAAACCAAGTATCTTAAATAACGTAGAAACCTACGCAAACATTCCTCAGATTATCCTGAACGGTCCTGAGTGGTTTGCTTCCATGGGTACTGAGAAGTCCAAAGGAACCAAGGTATTCGCACTGGGCGGCAAGATTAACAACACCGGTCTGGTGGAGGTTCCCATGGGTACCACCCTGCGCACCGTTATAGAAGAAATCGGCGGAGGAATTCCAAACGGCAAGAAATTCAAGGCAGCACAGACCGGCGGACCTTCCGGCGGATGTATCCCTGCCGAGCATTTTGATATTCCCATTGACTACGACAACCTGATTTCCATTGGTTCCATGATGGGTTCCGGCGGTCTGATTGTTATGGATGAAGATGACTGTATGGTGGACATCGCCAAATTCTTCCTGGAATTCACCGTGGAGGAGTCCTGCGGCAAGTGTACCGCATGCCGTATCGGAACCAAGCGCATGGTGGAAATCCTGACCAAGATTACAAAAGGCCAGGCTGTAATGGAAGACCTGGATAAGTTAGAGGAGCTCTGCCACTATGTAAAGGCCAACTCACTGTGCGGCCTGGGCCAGACAGCTCCCAACCCTGTACTCTCCACCCTTCATTTCTTCCGCGACGAGTACGAAGCACACATCAAGGAAAAACGCTGTCCGGCAGGTGTATGTAAGGCGCTTCTCTCCTTCAACATCGACCGTGACAAGTGCCGCGGATGTACGCTGTGTGCCCGCAACTGTCCTGCCGGAGCAATCGTGGGCTCTGTCAAGAATCCGCATGTCATTGACCAGAACAAGTGTATCAAGTGCGGCGCTTGTATGGAAAAATGTAAATTCGGCGCTATCTACAAGAAATAATGAGGGAGGGAATATACGATGGAGACAATTAATCTTAAAATCAACGGCATTGCAGTCGAAGCTCCCAAGGGTTCCACAATCCTGGAGGCAGCAAGACTGGCACATATCGAGATTCCTACTCTGTGTTTCTTAAAGGAAATCAATGAGATCGGTGCCTGCCGTATCTGTATAGTAGAATTAAAAAACGGAAAGCTGGTAACTTCCTGTGTCTATCCCGCTGAGGAAGGCATGGAGGTATATACCAATACACCTAAGGTTCTGGATTCCAGGAAAAAGACATTACAGCTCCTGTTATCCAACCACAACCGTTCCTGCCTGTCCTGTGTCCGCAGCGGACACTGCGAGCTCCAGGAGCTGGCCCATGAGCTGGGCGTGGACGATGAGGGATATTATGACGGCGAGATTACCCCGTCTGAAATTGATACCTCTGCCGCCCACATGATCCGCGACAACAGCAAATGTATCCTCTGCCGCCGCTGTGTGGCTGTCTGCGAGAACGTACAGGGCATCGGCGTCATCGGCGCCAACAACCGCGGGTTCTCAACCTCCATTGGTTCTGCCTTTGAGATGGGTCTGGGAGAAACCTCCTGCGTATCCTGCGGACAGTGTATTGCAGTATGTCCAACCGGAGCACTGACCGAGAAGGATTACACCGCAGATGTATTTGCAGCCATTGCAGACCCGAAGAAGCATGTAATCGTTCAGACCGCTCCCGCTGTACGCGCAGGACTGGGCGAGGAATTCGGGCTTCCTATCGGCACGGATGTGGAAGGCAAGATGGCCGCAGCCCTGCGCCGTCTGGGCTTTGACAAAGTTTTTGACACCAATTTCTCCGCAGACCTTACCATCATGGAAGAGGCACACGAATTCATTGACCGTGTACAGAACGGAGGCGTACTGCCTCTCATCACCTCCTGCTCACCTGGATGGGTTAAATACTGCGAGCACTATTTCCCGGACATGACAGAGAACCTGTCGTCCTGTAAATCTCCTCAGCAGATGTTTGGCGCTATTGCCAAGTCCTACTATGCCGAGAAGGCAGGAATTGATCCAAAGGACATCGTAAGTGTCAGCGTAATGCCATGTACCGCCAAGAAGTTTGAGATTGGCCGTGAGGACGAGGATGCCAACGGAATGCCGGATGTGGATATCTCCATCACCACCAGGGAGCTGGCCCGCATGATCAAAAAGGCAGGTATCAAATTCTTAGACCTGCCGGATGAGGAATTTGACGCACCATTGGGCCTTGGAACCGGCGCAGCCGTTATCTTCGGCGCTACGGGCGGCGTAATGGAAGCAGCACTGAGAACTGCCGTGGAAACCCTGACCGGCGAAGAGCTGCCCAAGCCGGACTTCACAGAAGTCCGCGGCACAAAGGGAATCAAGGAAGCCGCCTATAATGTGGCAGGCATGGAAGTAAAGATTGCGGTAGCCTCCGGCCTGGGCAATGCCAGAGAGCTGTTAAATAAGGTTAAATCCGGAGAAGCCAACTATCACTTCATCGAAATCATGGGATGCCCAGGCGGCTGTGTAAACGGCGGCGGACAGCCCCAGCAGCCCGGGCACGTCCGCAACACCACGGATATCCGCGGCCTGCGCGCAAAGGTGCTCTATGATATAGATACAGCCAACCCAATCCGTAAGTCCCATGAGAATCCTGCTATTAAGGAGCTCTACGCCACTTACCTGGGAGAGCCCGGAAGCGAGAAGGCTCACCACCTGCTCCACACCACTTATGTGAAGAGGAGTATTAACCAGCATTAAGCACCATACCGTAATCCACATGTAATAATCACGTATATTCCGTAAAGACAGATTTTCAATGGTTTTTGCAAGCAATGTACATATATGCAAAACAGCGGACCGCAGGCTTGCCCCTGCATCCGCTGTTTTGCTACATTCCAGGAGGATACCATGACAGCACGTCAGAAACGGATTTGGGATTTACTGGCAGAACACGACTGCCTGACATCCCAACAGATTGCCGCCCTTCTGCACATCAGTGACAGGACAGTTAGAAGCGATATCAAGGAAATCAACGGAGAGCACGCCTCTGAGGTCATCCGCTCCAAAAAAGGACAGGGATACTTCATAGACGCCGGTCAGCCTGAAAAGAACGTTCCCGCCTCAAAACCCCAACGTCCGGAAGACGATCTGGAATGGGCCATTATCCGGCAGGTTCTATTCTGCCGTGAAACGCCCTATCTGGAACTGGCAGAAGAACTGTTCATCAGCGATACACTGCTTTCTAAAATCGTGTCCGAGCTGAACCGGAACATAACCAGACGACACAGCCTGCCCGCCATCCTCAAACAAAACGGCATCCTCTCCCTGGCTGCCTCAGAAGAAGAAAAGCGTTCCTACTATACGCTATATATCATGAACCGGAATGTTAACCATTATTTTGACATGGAACAATTCCAGCCCTTTTTTGACATTGTTGATTTAAAGGAGCTGAAGGAACTTATGTTCCGTGAACTGGACCTGCTTAGCCGGCATCTTTATGACACTACTATCGTCCGCCTGATAATTGACACTGCCGTCATGGCCGAACGGGCTGTATGCGGCTTTTTCATGCCTGAAACGCCTTCTGTCACACCGGAAACGCCCTATGGCAAATCATCCGAAGAAGGCGCCGTAAACACAGGCAGACACTTTTTAGAAGAACTGGGTTCCCGGCTTTTTATTTCCTTTCCCCCATCAGAATATGAGTATTTTTCCCGGCTCTTCCAAAATGATTTCTATTATGTAAGGGAGCAGCCAGACAGCCAGGCTGAAAGCCTGCTGGAGAAAATACTAATAGAAATCAATGTGGAATATGGCTTTGACTTCACTGTTGACAAGAACTTCTGCCACGAAATGACAGAACAGCTCCACGGAGCCCTGGAACGGAGACGGCACAGGCAGCATGTCATCAATCCTGTCCTATCCACTATCAAGTCCAAATATCCCTTAGAATATGATATTGCCATCTTTTTTGCAGACCGTTTTAAAAATCTTTCAGGCATATCCCTGAGCGAAGACGAAATCAGCCTGTTTGCCATCCACTTCATAAGGGCCATGGAGACAAATCTCGGAAGGACAGAGCAAAGGGTGGGGCTGATTAATCCATATGGAAAACAGATTAAGGAGCTCATGGTCAAGCGCCTGGGGGATATGGGAGAGTGCCGTTTTCAGATTGCCTATACCTGGTCTGTCTTTGATTATCCCCATGAAATGCCCAAGGATATCCTGGCTGTCCTCACCACAGTTCCCCTGCCCGTCCAGCCCGCAGATGTACCGGTAATTTTGTGCAGGAACTTCCTGAACTATCATGAGAAGGAAAAACTGCTCACCGTTGTCAGGGACAGCGAGGTCAACAGCATACGAACCTATTTTAGGACGCTGTTCAAACCGTCCCTGTTCTTCACCGACATGGAGTTCGATTCCCGCCGGAGCGCCGTTGCCTTTCTGTGCGGAAAACTCAGGGAACAGGGCTATGTGGGACCCGGCTTCCTGGAAAGCGTCATGCAGCGCGAATCCATTGCTCCCACTGCCTTTGAGCCGGGTTTCGCCTTTGCCCATGCCATGGAAAACAACGCGAAACGGACCGCGGTCTGTGTATGTGTGCTGAAAAACAAGCTTCCCTGGGGCGAATACAATGTGAAGATCATCTTTCTTTTTGCCCTGGCGCCAACCTGGAACCATACCATTATTCCCATCTATAATGTGATGATTGATAATCTGTTTAAGACCAATACCATCTACAAACTGGCAAAGATCAGGGATTGCCGTCAGTTTATGGATTTGTTGATTTAACGGAGCAGATATAAAGCGGTAACAGCCTGGCGGGCAATGTGTCTGACCCGCCAGGCTGTTATTTTCATTGAAGCGTATTTATATTTTACCTTATTTATTGCTTTCTTCTCCTGCCTGCATATAGCTCACATCCCCACATGCCTTCAGTTCATATAGGCCGTCCTTATAAGTCAGGACCGTCACACTGCAATTTGCAATGCGTTCCCCCTGATACTGCTCAGGCACCAGCAAATCTAAAATAGTGGCAATCTCATCGCCGCTGGAAACTGCCAGGGCATTTCCGCCGCCTGCCTCCTGGGTTGCTTTTACAATGGTGTCCATAACCTCAATGGAACGCTTTGAGATGTCATCATAGGTCTCCGCCATATGCAGAGGATCAATGGCAGCGATTGTATCCACCTTTTCTTTCTTTGACAGCTCCAGATAGGTTGATCCCTTCTCGTCATAGGAAGCCCCGTTGGCTTCGTATATCGGACGCCACAATTCCTCGTCCGGTTTTCCCTCAAAGCCGCCGTAAAACTCTTCCCTTAACCCGATGACTTCCTGCAATTCAGGGATATCCCCTTGATTCTGAGCCAGAATATGCTTTGCTGTTGCCCGCTGTCTTCCTAAATCGCCGGAAAACGCAGTGGTAAATACAATATCCTTCATGCCCTTTCCGGCCGCGTCAGCCTGGGATTCCCCTTCCTCTGTAAGAGGTGAATCCGCCCATCCCTGTACCTGTCCTGTGGTGTTAAAAAAAGTCTTTCCATGCCGTACCAAATAAATTGTGACATCCTTCTTCTCCGGCGCTCCTGACGGTTCTGCTGCTTGTTCTACTGCCTCTTGTACCACCGATTCCGTATTAGCCTGCCTTTGACAGCCAGCCAAAGCCACCACCCCCAAAATCATAGCACCTCCTAAACATAGCTTCCTTATCTTCATATTCATACCCCTCCCCCATTTTAAGCTCTGCTTTTGTACATCTCCACCATTTCCCTTGCCAGAGCCAATGTAATTTCAGCCCCCATCATAATATCCTCGCTGTGAATCATGATAAGTCCTATTTTATCCAACTCCCCGCTGGCATCCATAGTAATCAGTCTGGTATGTACATGGTGGGCCTCTTTCATCTTCTCCCCGGCAGCCGCCAGATGCTCCCCGGCCTCGTCAAACCTGCTGTTTCTGGCAGCGGCCAGGGCAGCCATGGACTCGCTCCTGGCCTCTCCCGCATTGCTGATAATCTGCAGGCATATCAGTTCCATATCCTCCATCACGCTTCCCCCAATTCTTTCTTAACCTGATTTAATACCTTCTCTCCATTCATTGTACCGTATGACACAGGATCAATGCTTGTCACCGGACAGGCCACTTGCTTCTTTACGGTCTCCATCTGGAATCGCACCTGGGGGCCTAAGAGAATCAGGTCGGCCTCAGCTCCAACTGCTTCCGCGTCGGAAACAGGGGCAGCCGAAATCTCACATGCAAAGTCCTGCGCCTCTGCTGCTGCTTTCATTTTCTTCACAAGGATTCCGGTGGATAAACCGCCATTGCACAATAATACGATTCGTTTCATATTTTTAAATCCTCCTTCTTTTGATTGATATTATATTTATAGTTTAAATGTCCTCTTCCCCGCTCTCCAGCTTAACCAGATTCTTCTCATAAATCTTAAAGAACGGGAAATACACCAGCCCGTCAACCACAATCAGCACCAGGATAAGCAGCGGCGCTTTCCAGTCCATGGTTGAGAAAAATGCTCCGATGACAGAAGGCATCTGCCAGGACAGCATGGCAAAGCTCTTTCCAATCAGGCCAACCTGCATGGTCAGATACGCAGCCGTACCGTTGATGACCGAGGTCAGCAGGAAGGGAACAAAAAATACCGGATTCAGCATAAGGGGCAGACCAAAAATAACAGGTTCCGAGATATTGAAAAATGCAGGCACAATTCCCAGCCTTCCAATGGTCTTTAACTGTTTTGATTTCGAAAAACACAGCAGTGCCGTCAATGCCAGCACGGATCCGCATCCTCCAATCACCACAAAATATACCCAGAAGGGCGTGGTAAATATGGATGGAAGGGCCTGCCCGGCTGCATGGGCAGCCGCGTTTATGGATAAATTGCCGTCGCGGATAGGCGCAAGCACACCTGAAAGGGCAGCGTCATGGATACCGAAGAACCAGAAAATATGTACCATCAGTGTTATGATAATGGTAAAACCAACACTGTCCGCTGCTGTCAGGGACGGGGAAATGGCATTGTATATCAGCTTTGGCAGCGTGGTTCCTGCCTTATTCATTATGGCGTACAATGCTATATAAATTACCATCAGCACCGCCCCCGGCACGATGGAGGCAAATACATCGGAAAGGGAAGCTGGCACCGTATCCGGCAGGGAAATTTTTCCAAAATCCCGTTTTCTCATGTAACAATATAAATCCGCGGTCAGAATAGATATGAACATGGCCGGAATCAATCCCTTGCCGTCCATATAGGACAGCTCCGCCATTTTTCCGTCCCATCCCAGGGACATGGGCTCCACAATAAGCATCAGAAAGCCGCAGACACCTAAAAGAATAGGCAGAAACGACTCTATCTTCCGGCTCTTGCACAGGAAATGAATGATTCCGATGCAGATATAAAGGGACATGGCCCCCAAGGTCAGTGCGTTAATCCAGGAGAAAATCATGCTGTTGCTCTCCACGAACCTGGCCCAGGCCAGGGTGATTCCTGTTCCGGCCGCGTCCACGGAGGGAGCAGAGCTCAGTACAGCTGCAATACCTCCTGTAAAGGTGATGGGCAGAAGGGACATAAAGGCGTCCCGGATTGCCCGCAGGTGTATCTCATTCCCCAGCTTGTTGGCAAGAGGCATAACATATTTTTCCATTGAAACGCTCATACTCTGTATATTCATATAACACTCCCCCATTATTTTCCTGTGATATGTTTTCCATCCGTTTCAATTACATCCTTATACCAGTAATAGCTTTTTTTCGGTCTCCGCTCCAGGCCGTTTTCATAATCAATGGCAACCAGACCATAGCGCTTCTCAGTTCCGTTTTTCCAGGAATACAAATCAAACGGCGACCAGGCATAGTACCCCCGCACATCACAGCCTCCCTCTTTGGCTTTTAACACCGCCGCAATATGCATGTCCATAAACTCAATCCTGTCATCATCCTCCACCTGGTTCACTGATGTGTCCTCATAGAGTCCGATACCATTTTCCGTGATATAGATGGGCAGATGGTATTTATTCCATACCTGTTGTATTCCCTCATACAGCCCCTCGGGAAATATCTCAGTATCCCACTCAGTATAGCGGCTGCTCTCCGGCCGTACCTGCTCAAACCAGCCCTTAATAATGGTCTGCGAGGTTCCCTTTGCCTTCTTTCCCTGGTTATTGACAATCAGGGTTGTCTCCCCGCTCTCATAAGGTTTCACCATGACCCTGGCATAGTAGTTCAGCCCAAGATAGTCCACCCTGTTCCGGCGGATGACAGCCAAGTCCTCCGGAGTCATCATGGACAGGTCGCAGGTCTTTTTAAGCTCTCCCAGCAAATCTCCCGGAATCTCCCCAATGGCTGCCGTATCCAATATCCAGTTATTATAGAAATTATCGGCAAATCTCCTGGCTATGGCCGATTCCACGCTTGTGTCCGTGGTATAGACAGGAGAAAAACTGTGCACAATTCCAATCTGTCCGTCATATCCGCCCGTCCTGAACGCCTCCACAGCCATGGCCGAGGCCAGCATCATATAGTAGGATGCAGTGACAGTCTCCTGGATGTCCTGATGTCCCGGAGGATAATTGCCAATCAGATAACCGCTGTTGGTATAATATCTTGGTTCATTAAAGGTTGCCCACAGCTTTACCCGGTCCCCAAACCGTTCAAAGCATACCTTCGCATAGTGGGTGTAGGCCACACACGTATCACGGTTCAGCCATCCGCCCTTTTCCTCCAGGTATTGTGGCAGGTCCCAGTGAAAAATAGTTACCATGGGTGTGATTCCATATTCCAGACAGGCGTCGATGAGCCGGTTGTAAAAATCAATGCCCTCCTGGTTCACTTCCCCTTCCCTGTTTTTGATAATTCTGGGCCAGGCCAGTGAAAAGCGGTAGCTGTTCTGTCCCCCTTCCTTCATCATGCGGATGTCTTCCCTGAAGCGGTGGTAATGGTCGCTGGCCACGTCCCCGTTTTCCAGATGGTTTTCGTGCAAATACACATCCCACATGGATTCCACTCTTCCGCCTTCCTGCCAGCCTCCCTCGCATTGGTAGGAGGCCGTTGCTCCTCCCCATAAAAAATCGTTCACGTTTAATCCCTCCTGTCTTTTATGAACTCATTATAACAAGCCGGGATAAAAAGATAAAATTTGATTTTTCCGCTGCATAAAGGAAAAAACGAGGGAAAATAACGGGTACAGAATTCAGGCAGAACAAAACATTAGCAGAACAAAGCCTGGCGCAGAATAAAAGAAGCGGATGCAATGGCCACTCCTGCATCCGCTTCCGGCTGAATCACTGATTCAACCCCTGTTTTTTTATGCTATTGTCTTCTAAACCACGGTCTCGCTCCTGCCGTTTTCTCATCCTGTCATGCTCCCAGGGCTTAAAAACGCGGTCCAGAGCCAGGCATATGACGCCAACCGTCAGAAGCAGGTAAACCCATACACTCCGTACACCGTGTTCCGCCAGTCTCCACACAATGAAGATGCACACAAATGCCAGGGGAAACAGGCAGCGTCTCAACGTCTCACTCTTCAGCCAATGGTTCATATGCTTCCTGCTCATTCAAATACCGTCTGCTCTTCAATATCCGTGGACAATGCTTCCAGCGCCTTTTTAACAATGCGCCTCCTCACCTGAAGCTCATCCTCTTTTGGAAGGCCCGGATTTCCCACAGGATAAGGAATTCCCACTGCGGGTATGATTCTGTTTGCTCCTACTGCCATGGAGATGGGTACAATGGAACAGATATGTACAACCGGAATTCCAAAACTCTCTATTGTCTTAGCCATCGTTGCGCCGCAACGAGTACAGGTCCCTCAGTTGGATGTGAGGATTGCCGCCTGCACTTCATTACGTATCATATCCTGGGCAATCTCCTCAGCAAATCTCTTGGCGCTGCTGACCGCAGTGGTATTGCCAACCGTACTGTAGTAGCGTCCGTAGAGTTCCCCGATTCCCCCGTCCCGCTCAATCTCCCTGCATACATCCAGGGGCAGGACACGGTTCGGATCCTCTGTTGCATATACCGGATCATATCCCCCATGGACAGTCATGAAGCCTTCACTGGTCAGACGGTCCAGGTTCTCTATGTCGTAGATGCCATATATGCCGGCATTGGCGGACGGGATATGGTCCGGATTTCCCTGAGGTACAATGCCGCCGGATGTAATCAGCGCAATCCTTGCATGAGCCATATCTTTCACAGCAGGGGCAGGCTTTACACGGTCAAATACAGGCATGGGAAGCTCGGTGACATACGGTTCCCCCCGCAGCTTCTTGATCATCATGTCCACTGCCCGCTCTGCTCCGTTCTTTTTTGTATGCACATTCACACGGAATCCCTGGGCAATATATCCCTCTTCCTCTGGAAATCCGATTTCCCCGCCTTCAAGCAGTTTTTCCGCCAGCGTTCCCATGACAGGCAGCGCCTGACGCATACCTGCGGCAGAGATGGATGTTTCCACAATATATATCTTACTGCAAAACATTTCAGCCCCCGGATTCTCCGGGTACAATGCGGTCAGAACCGGAATGGAAAGGCGTTTCTTAACCTCAGCGCAGATAGTTGCGCAGGCCAGGCCATAGCGCCCCGCATTGAACCCCGGACCCGCTATAAACATATCCGGCGCCAGTCCCTCTGTCATGGTCAGTATTGTTTCCAGTGCGTCTTCCTGGTGATCCGCAAAATAGTTGTCCCCGCAGATAATAGTGGCCACAATCTCAGCCTTTTCCCCCAGAACAGCCTGCAGACCTGTGCCAGGTCCCACAATGCCTTCCCGCAGGATTGGTTCCTGATCGGCAAACTCCTCTCCGCCAATCTGACCATAAAACTGATTCAGATAATGTACAATTCTCTTCATATGGTTTCTCCTCTACCGCAAACGTGTTGTCATATGCTCATAGCCCATCTCGCAGCATGAGCCCATGATAGCCGCAATCTCCACCGAAACAGTTCCGTCCTCACCAATGCTGTCCACATTTCCTCCTGTGATGATGCGGACAGTCTCTATATCTCCAATCACCCGTTCCATCTTTGGCAGTACCACAAACTGATTGCCGTTTCCATTTGTTACCACAGCATCTGCCTCCGGGGTCACATCCGCCAGTCCCTGGGATGCTCCGTCACGCCCGCAGTACTCATCCGTAACCAAAACGGTCTTGATTCCCTTATTCTCATGGAGTCTGCAGTTGAACATCAAATCTGTTTCAGGATTACCGCCGCCTTCCTCGCTGACAATCACACCATCCACGCCTAACAGTTGGGACAGGCTGCTGGTATAATACGCCGCCCGTTTCTTTTCTTTCAGCATGGCGCTCTCATTGCTCAGCAGAACGCCCACAAAGCACAGCTCCTTCCCATGCCTGCGCAGCAAATCCAGTATGATGGGATTATTCTCATGATGGATGGTGGCATTCTTATGTCCGGGAGCAGCGCAGTTTCCGCTTATAATAGCTCCATCCAGCACCTCCAGGGGACCAATCATAGTGGAAAGGATTCCTTTCACATTGAGGCCATATACATACGTATCATGCATCAATCCCTGGCACTGTACCATGTCCACATATACAACCTTGGGCAGATGCGGATACTTCTGTCCCATTTCCAGGATGCTCTCATGTTCAAATACTTCCTTCTCATCCGGTTCCAGCCCCAGGGTTGTCTTAGCCATATACGCAGCCGTCTTAAGACCTGCGATGCGGACCGTGGCTTCGTGGGTATGCTTGTCCAGGCCTTCCACCGGGTATATCAGCGGTACCAGTATGTTCATCTTTGAAAAACTGTTAAATTCCGCTCCCGGCCCGGACATATCAATGATACCTTCCTGGAATGCCACAATTTTTCCTGAGGTGGCAACCGCGCAATCTTCCAGCACATTCGTTTCCCCATTTCCAACCGTTTCCACATCTCCTACAAATCCGGGAAATACCTGTCCTGAGCCGCTCTGCTTGAAGCGGGGCTGAACCACATCCTTGATGGGAACGATTCTCACAGACTCCCCCGGCCTTGCTATATCAAAATCCACACTGCGGATATTGGTATCTTCCATGAGATACTCAGCCAATTCTGCTTTATTTATGTATAAGACACCGCTGCAAAAGCTGCTTGCTTCTGCAAATTGGATGTCCTGCACATGAAATTTATTCAGTGTCAGTTTCATTATGTTTCCTCCAATATCAGTTTATTTGCCCATTTCCTCCACTTCCAGCGCCCGCTCAATGATGGATAAATCAATGAGCTGAAAATCTTCCCGGGCTGCCTTTCCCCATTTTTTGTAAACAGGTATATCCCTCAGCCTGTACAAATCCTCAGCATAGCGAATGGCCTTCCCAATCAGGGTCACTGATTCCATATCAATGGTCCCCGCCGTCCCCGACAGCAGAACCGTCTTATAGGGTGTGATATCCGGCCGGATGCTTCCTGTCAGCGGATGCGTAAGAAGACGGTATCCGCAATTCACCTTCTGAAAAACCACTCTGAACAGTTCCAACACATCTGTCTCGTAATACTCCAGGTCTGTGAAACCGCGGTCTATAAGCATTGGATTATTGGTAATACAACGGAATGGGTGACCCATGTCTGGTTCCTCCTTGCAAACAGCGTTATTTGGCTTCTGCCTTCAGATTTTTCACAAGCTCCACAGCGTCTTCCCCATATAATTCAGTCAGTTCAGGCCATACAGACTCCCAGCATTTGTTATAGAAATTCTGAAGCTCATCATCTGTAAATTCAATAATCTTGACGCCATAGTCTTCCAGTTTCTTCTCATACTCCGCGGTTTCCTTGGGC
Coding sequences within:
- a CDS encoding glycine/betaine/sarcosine/D-proline family reductase selenoprotein B, whose translation is MKRIVHYLNQFYGQIGGEEFADQEPILREGIVGPGTGLQAVLGEKAEIVATIICGDNYFADHQEDALETILTMTEGLAPDMFIAGPGFNAGRYGLACATICAEVKKRLSIPVLTALYPENPGAEMFCSKIYIVETSISAAGMRQALPVMGTLAEKLLEGGEIGFPEEEGYIAQGFRVNVHTKKNGAERAVDMMIKKLRGEPYVTELPMPVFDRVKPAPAVKDMAHARIALITSGGIVPQGNPDHIPSANAGIYGIYDIENLDRLTSEGFMTVHGGYDPVYATEDPNRVLPLDVCREIERDGGIGELYGRYYSTVGNTTAVSSAKRFAEEIAQDMIRNEVQAAILTSNUGTCTRCGATMAKTIESFGIPVVHICSIVPISMAVGANRIIPAVGIPYPVGNPGLPKEDELQVRRRIVKKALEALSTDIEEQTVFE
- a CDS encoding GrdX family protein, which encodes MGHPFRCITNNPMLIDRGFTDLEYYETDVLELFRVVFQKVNCGYRLLTHPLTGSIRPDITPYKTVLLSGTAGTIDMESVTLIGKAIRYAEDLYRLRDIPVYKKWGKAAREDFQLIDLSIIERALEVEEMGK
- a CDS encoding PTS sugar transporter subunit IIC; amino-acid sequence: MNIQSMSVSMEKYVMPLANKLGNEIHLRAIRDAFMSLLPITFTGGIAAVLSSAPSVDAAGTGITLAWARFVESNSMIFSWINALTLGAMSLYICIGIIHFLCKSRKIESFLPILLGVCGFLMLIVEPMSLGWDGKMAELSYMDGKGLIPAMFISILTADLYCYMRKRDFGKISLPDTVPASLSDVFASIVPGAVLMVIYIALYAIMNKAGTTLPKLIYNAISPSLTAADSVGFTIIITLMVHIFWFFGIHDAALSGVLAPIRDGNLSINAAAHAAGQALPSIFTTPFWVYFVVIGGCGSVLALTALLCFSKSKQLKTIGRLGIVPAFFNISEPVIFGLPLMLNPVFFVPFLLTSVINGTAAYLTMQVGLIGKSFAMLSWQMPSVIGAFFSTMDWKAPLLILVLIVVDGLVYFPFFKIYEKNLVKLESGEEDI
- a CDS encoding glycine/sarcosine/betaine reductase component B subunit, with amino-acid sequence MKLTLNKFHVQDIQFAEASSFCSGVLYINKAELAEYLMEDTNIRSVDFDIARPGESVRIVPIKDVVQPRFKQSGSGQVFPGFVGDVETVGNGETNVLEDCAVATSGKIVAFQEGIIDMSGPGAEFNSFSKMNILVPLIYPVEGLDKHTHEATVRIAGLKTAAYMAKTTLGLEPDEKEVFEHESILEMGQKYPHLPKVVYVDMVQCQGLMHDTYVYGLNVKGILSTMIGPLEVLDGAIISGNCAAPGHKNATIHHENNPIILDLLRRHGKELCFVGVLLSNESAMLKEKKRAAYYTSSLSQLLGVDGVIVSEEGGGNPETDLMFNCRLHENKGIKTVLVTDEYCGRDGASQGLADVTPEADAVVTNGNGNQFVVLPKMERVIGDIETVRIITGGNVDSIGEDGTVSVEIAAIMGSCCEMGYEHMTTRLR
- a CDS encoding glycoside hydrolase family 1 protein, coding for MNDFLWGGATASYQCEGGWQEGGRVESMWDVYLHENHLENGDVASDHYHRFREDIRMMKEGGQNSYRFSLAWPRIIKNREGEVNQEGIDFYNRLIDACLEYGITPMVTIFHWDLPQYLEEKGGWLNRDTCVAYTHYAKVCFERFGDRVKLWATFNEPRYYTNSGYLIGNYPPGHQDIQETVTASYYMMLASAMAVEAFRTGGYDGQIGIVHSFSPVYTTDTSVESAIARRFADNFYNNWILDTAAIGEIPGDLLGELKKTCDLSMMTPEDLAVIRRNRVDYLGLNYYARVMVKPYESGETTLIVNNQGKKAKGTSQTIIKGWFEQVRPESSRYTEWDTEIFPEGLYEGIQQVWNKYHLPIYITENGIGLYEDTSVNQVEDDDRIEFMDMHIAAVLKAKEGGCDVRGYYAWSPFDLYSWKNGTEKRYGLVAIDYENGLERRPKKSYYWYKDVIETDGKHITGK